From Laspinema palackyanum D2c, the proteins below share one genomic window:
- a CDS encoding Mut7-C RNAse domain-containing protein, with product MNCAEFRFHAELNDFLPRDSKNLTLTHQFNNHPSIKDSIESFGIPHPEVDTIAVNGKSVDFSYRVQDGDCCDIYPISQAVQLSPAVRLRPPPEPRFVLDIHLGKLAGFLRILGFDTLYRNDYPDEELARVSSTENRILLTRDIGLLKRGMVTHGYWVRSTNPHERLEEVLRRFELLDAITPFSRCIHCNGLLETVAKNSILERLEPKTREHYDEFRRCSSCDKIYWKGSHYEKMQEFIDRVMTRENYEG from the coding sequence ATGAACTGCGCTGAATTTCGATTTCATGCCGAACTGAACGACTTTTTACCACGGGATAGCAAAAATTTGACCCTGACGCATCAGTTCAACAACCATCCCTCGATTAAAGATTCCATTGAATCGTTTGGTATTCCCCATCCGGAAGTTGATACGATCGCAGTCAATGGCAAATCAGTGGATTTTTCTTATCGGGTGCAAGATGGCGACTGCTGCGATATCTATCCCATTTCTCAAGCAGTGCAGCTTTCGCCTGCGGTGAGGTTGCGTCCCCCACCGGAACCGCGTTTCGTGTTAGATATCCACCTGGGAAAGCTGGCGGGGTTTTTGCGAATTTTGGGGTTTGATACTCTCTATCGCAACGACTATCCCGATGAAGAGTTAGCACGGGTTTCTAGTACAGAAAATCGGATTTTGCTGACGCGAGATATCGGGTTATTAAAGCGCGGAATGGTTACTCACGGCTATTGGGTGCGATCAACCAATCCCCATGAGCGTCTGGAAGAGGTTTTGCGACGGTTTGAGTTGTTGGATGCTATCACGCCGTTTAGTCGTTGCATTCACTGCAATGGGTTACTGGAAACTGTGGCTAAAAACAGCATTTTAGAGCGTTTAGAACCGAAAACCCGGGAACATTATGATGAATTTCGCCGCTGTAGTTCTTGCGATAAAATTTATTGGAAAGGTTCCCATTATGAAAAGATGCAGGAATTCATCGATCGCGTGATGACAAGGGAGAATTATGAAGGGTGA